From a region of the Gordonia sp. PP30 genome:
- the eccA gene encoding type VII secretion AAA-ATPase EccA has protein sequence MTDLRRLARDYFDAGVLRLGIPIDGQDPRPRPADAMLAFTRATEADPAMGDAWLGRLAAGDASGETLFGLYAARATIGAQQRRLGLPTGMLCGRAPTGMFVDYPVADATQAALAYAASLLSGNDVDGARRVLDDLGDDGSPITEFCWAMVHLRAHDWPRVLTALARADRWDDEYLATAAAVMAGTACVHLGLFDEGIRRLTEVRDGPLTNCRAQAAFTIGMAQRERGDEAAARPLFQEAVALDPGLTEATRALTDPAYRLVLGEGDDGARPDVDPADTGGDPAAARLAELEAELDAQVGLTEVKQQVARLRSTATLAKVRAQRGLRTGERSLHLAFTGPPGTGKTTVARIVAKLYCALGLLATDRVVEVSRRDLVGQHLGSTAPKTGKVIDSALDGVLFLDEAYTLIQEGLSGGDAFGREALDTLLQRMESDRDRLVVIIAGYDDEIDRLLAANEGLASRFARRIRFPSYLPGELTRIAEVIADRRDARLTAEASALLMTAFTALYDDLAPTPVGPRRGTDAAGNGRLVRNVIEAAEEEREHRLATRDDLDSLTETDLMTLDAADIRRALDAVVPRPPTSAPGPEQSRYFRASAPGPARADSFG, from the coding sequence ATGACCGATCTGCGACGTCTCGCGCGCGATTACTTCGACGCCGGTGTGCTCCGGCTCGGTATCCCGATCGACGGCCAGGATCCCCGGCCGCGACCGGCCGACGCGATGCTCGCCTTCACCCGCGCCACCGAGGCGGACCCGGCGATGGGCGACGCCTGGCTGGGCCGGCTCGCCGCCGGCGACGCATCCGGCGAGACCCTGTTCGGCCTCTACGCGGCCCGGGCGACGATCGGCGCGCAGCAGCGTCGTCTCGGCCTGCCCACCGGAATGCTGTGCGGCCGCGCCCCGACCGGGATGTTCGTCGACTACCCGGTCGCCGACGCCACCCAGGCCGCGCTCGCGTACGCTGCGTCGTTGCTGTCCGGGAACGACGTCGACGGGGCCCGCCGGGTGCTCGACGACCTCGGCGACGATGGCTCGCCTATCACCGAGTTCTGCTGGGCGATGGTGCATCTGCGCGCCCACGACTGGCCGCGGGTGCTGACCGCACTCGCCCGGGCCGACCGCTGGGACGACGAGTACCTGGCCACCGCCGCCGCGGTGATGGCCGGCACCGCGTGCGTCCACCTCGGCCTGTTCGACGAGGGCATCCGCCGGCTGACCGAGGTCCGCGACGGGCCGCTCACCAACTGCCGCGCGCAGGCCGCGTTCACCATCGGCATGGCGCAGCGGGAGCGGGGCGACGAGGCCGCCGCGCGCCCCCTCTTCCAGGAGGCCGTCGCGCTCGATCCCGGACTGACCGAGGCCACCCGGGCGCTGACCGATCCGGCCTACCGACTGGTGCTCGGCGAGGGAGACGACGGCGCTCGGCCCGACGTCGACCCCGCGGATACCGGCGGAGATCCCGCCGCCGCACGACTGGCCGAGCTGGAAGCCGAACTCGATGCACAGGTCGGGCTGACCGAGGTGAAACAGCAGGTGGCGCGGCTCCGGTCGACGGCGACCCTCGCGAAGGTCCGTGCGCAGCGCGGTCTGCGGACCGGGGAACGCAGCCTGCACCTGGCCTTCACCGGCCCGCCCGGAACGGGTAAGACCACCGTCGCCAGGATCGTCGCGAAGCTCTATTGCGCTCTCGGCCTGCTCGCCACCGACCGCGTAGTCGAGGTGTCCCGCCGCGACCTGGTCGGCCAGCACCTGGGCAGCACCGCACCGAAGACCGGGAAGGTGATCGACTCCGCCCTCGACGGTGTGCTGTTCCTCGACGAGGCGTACACGCTGATCCAGGAGGGCCTGTCCGGCGGCGATGCCTTCGGCCGCGAGGCCCTCGACACCCTGCTACAACGGATGGAGTCCGACCGCGACCGGCTCGTCGTCATCATCGCCGGATACGACGACGAGATCGACCGTCTGCTGGCCGCCAACGAGGGCCTGGCCTCCCGTTTCGCGCGGCGCATCCGGTTCCCGTCGTACCTGCCCGGCGAGCTGACCCGGATCGCCGAGGTGATCGCCGACCGTCGCGACGCCCGTCTCACCGCGGAGGCCTCCGCGCTGCTCATGACGGCTTTCACCGCCCTGTACGACGACCTCGCACCCACCCCGGTGGGACCGCGCCGCGGCACCGACGCGGCCGGAAACGGCCGGCTGGTCCGCAATGTGATCGAGGCCGCCGAGGAGGAGCGCGAACACCGGCTCGCCACCCGCGACGACCTCGATTCGCTCACCGAGACCGACCTCATGACGCTCGACGCCGCCGACATCCGCCGCGCACTGGACGCCGTCGTCCCGCGGCCGCCCACGTCTGCTCCGGGACCGGAACAATCCAGGTATTTTCGCGCATCCGCGCCGGGCCCGGCGCGGGCAGACTCCTTCGGGTGA
- the eutC gene encoding ethanolamine ammonia-lyase subunit EutC, whose translation MSAADESAAVWDGLRTTTRARIGLGRAGDALTTTRLLEFGAAHAAARDAVHQPLDVDALADEVAALGLGDPIAVRSLAADRAEYLRRPELGRRPADLSALTPAGADLAVVLADGLSPRAVSVHGTGLLAAIADRLAADVVVAPPVIATQARVALGDHIAHALGVRTVLVLIGERPGLSVADSIGIYLTHRADPGDYATGVTDADRNCISNIHPPDGLDYRSAAAVAAALVTGARRLGRSGVDLKDTSRAELDAPVVDGLE comes from the coding sequence GTGAGCGCCGCCGACGAGTCCGCCGCGGTCTGGGACGGTCTGCGCACGACGACCCGGGCGCGCATCGGGCTGGGCCGCGCGGGTGACGCCCTCACCACCACTCGCCTGCTGGAGTTCGGCGCCGCGCACGCCGCGGCCCGCGACGCCGTCCACCAGCCGCTCGACGTCGACGCTCTGGCCGACGAGGTCGCCGCACTGGGCCTGGGTGACCCGATCGCCGTGCGCTCGCTCGCCGCGGACCGGGCCGAGTACCTGCGCCGGCCCGAACTCGGCCGCCGTCCGGCCGATCTGAGCGCGTTGACCCCGGCCGGGGCCGATCTGGCGGTCGTGCTCGCCGACGGCCTGTCGCCGCGGGCGGTCTCCGTGCACGGAACGGGCCTGCTCGCCGCGATCGCCGACCGGCTCGCGGCCGACGTCGTCGTCGCACCCCCGGTGATCGCGACGCAGGCGCGGGTGGCGCTCGGCGATCACATCGCGCATGCGCTCGGCGTCCGGACCGTGCTGGTGCTGATCGGCGAACGCCCGGGCCTCTCGGTGGCCGACAGCATCGGCATCTATCTGACGCATCGCGCAGACCCGGGCGATTACGCGACCGGGGTCACCGACGCCGACCGCAACTGCATCTCCAACATCCATCCGCCCGATGGTCTCGACTACCGGTCGGCGGCCGCCGTCGCCGCGGCCCTGGTAACCGGTGCGCGCCGGCTCGGACGATCCGGCGTCGACCTCAAGGACACCTCGCGGGCCGAGCTCGATGCCCCAGTGGTCGACGGCCTCGAATAA
- a CDS encoding ethanolamine ammonia-lyase subunit EutB: MIASQTVHGRTYTFGSLIEILAKATPLRSGDQLAGCAADSDAERAAAKWVLADLPLTVFLEDPVVPYETDEVTRLIIDTHDRAAFAPIAALTVGGLRDLLLTTVTRPDAAARLSALSAGLTPEMVAAVSKLMRNQDLIAVARAIDVRAAFRTTIGTPGTLATRLQPNHPTDDPRGIAAATLDGLLLGCGDAVIGINPATDSPHATADLLRLLDEIRTRFEIPTQSCVLSHVTTTLGLIEQGAPVDLVFQSIAGTEGANRAFGVTLALLEEANAVARELRRGTVGDNVMYLETGQGSALSSGAHLGTGGLPVDQQTLETRAYAVARRLEPLLVNTVVGFIGPEYLYDGKQITRAGLEDHFCGKLLGLPMGVDVCYTNHAEADQDDMDDLLTLLAVAGVDFVITVPGADDVMLGYQSLAYHDALYIRRALGLRPAPEFDAWLAAQGMLDDAGGLRDITVDASPLRALAAREPA, from the coding sequence ATGATCGCCAGTCAGACGGTGCACGGTCGCACCTACACGTTCGGCTCCCTCATCGAGATCCTCGCGAAGGCCACGCCGCTGCGCAGCGGTGACCAGCTCGCCGGCTGCGCCGCCGACTCCGACGCCGAGCGCGCGGCCGCGAAGTGGGTGCTCGCCGATCTGCCGCTCACCGTCTTCCTGGAGGACCCGGTGGTGCCGTACGAGACCGACGAGGTGACGCGGCTGATCATCGACACGCACGACCGGGCGGCGTTCGCCCCGATCGCCGCGCTCACCGTCGGCGGTCTGCGCGACCTGCTGCTGACCACGGTGACCCGCCCGGACGCCGCGGCCCGGCTGTCCGCACTGTCGGCCGGCCTCACCCCGGAGATGGTGGCCGCGGTGAGCAAACTGATGCGCAACCAGGACCTGATCGCCGTGGCCCGCGCGATCGACGTGCGGGCCGCGTTCCGCACCACGATCGGCACCCCGGGCACACTGGCCACCCGGCTTCAGCCGAACCACCCGACCGACGACCCGCGCGGCATCGCCGCCGCCACGCTCGACGGCCTGCTCCTCGGCTGCGGCGACGCGGTGATCGGCATCAACCCGGCGACCGACTCGCCGCACGCCACCGCCGATCTCCTGCGTCTGCTCGACGAGATCCGCACCCGCTTCGAGATCCCCACCCAGTCGTGCGTGCTCAGCCACGTCACCACCACTCTGGGCCTGATCGAACAGGGCGCGCCGGTCGACCTCGTCTTCCAGTCGATCGCCGGGACCGAGGGCGCCAACCGGGCGTTCGGCGTGACGCTCGCGCTCTTGGAGGAGGCCAATGCCGTGGCCCGCGAACTGCGGCGCGGCACCGTCGGCGACAACGTGATGTACCTGGAGACCGGTCAGGGTTCGGCGCTGTCCTCGGGCGCCCATCTCGGCACCGGCGGCCTGCCGGTGGACCAGCAGACCTTGGAGACGCGGGCGTACGCCGTCGCCCGGCGGCTGGAACCGCTGCTGGTGAACACCGTCGTCGGTTTCATCGGACCGGAATACCTGTACGACGGCAAGCAGATCACCCGGGCCGGACTGGAGGACCACTTCTGCGGCAAGCTGCTCGGGCTGCCGATGGGCGTCGACGTCTGCTACACCAACCACGCCGAGGCCGACCAGGACGACATGGACGACCTGCTCACCCTGCTCGCGGTGGCCGGCGTCGACTTCGTGATCACCGTGCCCGGCGCCGACGACGTGATGCTCGGCTACCAGTCGCTCGCCTATCACGACGCGCTCTACATCCGGCGTGCCCTCGGCCTGCGGCCCGCTCCCGAGTTCGATGCCTGGCTGGCGGCGCAGGGCATGCTCGACGACGCCGGCGGCCTGCGCGACATCACCGTGGACGCCTCCCCGCTCCGCGCTCTCGCCGCCCGGGAGCCGGCGTGA
- a CDS encoding Lrp/AsnC family transcriptional regulator: MPNPDRIDRSDALILRALNDDPRATVIALATTTGLSRNTVQARLARLQSRGALRSFERCVDPATLGYPLTAFVFTVVTQRKLAGVAEALAAIPEVIEVQGLSGVADLLIHVVARDADDLYRVAGQILDVDGVKKTTTGLVMRRLIDYRTQQLLDPAD, encoded by the coding sequence ATGCCCAATCCCGATCGGATCGATCGCTCCGATGCCCTGATCCTCCGGGCCCTCAACGACGACCCGCGCGCCACGGTGATCGCCCTGGCGACGACCACCGGCCTGTCCCGCAACACCGTGCAGGCACGACTGGCCAGGCTCCAATCCCGGGGCGCGCTGCGTTCCTTCGAACGGTGTGTCGACCCGGCCACCCTCGGTTATCCGCTCACCGCCTTCGTCTTCACGGTCGTCACGCAGCGGAAACTCGCCGGCGTCGCCGAGGCCCTCGCCGCGATTCCGGAGGTCATCGAGGTCCAGGGACTCAGCGGGGTCGCGGACCTGCTCATCCACGTCGTCGCCCGTGACGCCGACGACCTCTACCGCGTCGCCGGCCAGATCCTGGACGTAGACGGCGTCAAGAAGACGACGACGGGTCTGGTGATGCGCCGCCTCATCGACTACCGCACCCAGCAGCTCCTCGATCCGGCCGACTGA
- a CDS encoding pyruvate dehydrogenase: MTQAAARQRGSAVQTAISEIERRVLWTSTAMIHHANRVRSNPSGLKVGGHQASCASMATIMTALWFGPLTADDRVSVKPHASPVLHAINYLLGELGEDRLTTLREFGGLQSYPSRSKDPDPVDYSTGSVGIGATAPIWGAVARRYVNAHGGQAGTGRQYSLVGDAELDEGAVWEALMDPAVQGLGEVVWIVDLNRQSLDRVVPNIAAQRLATMFSAVGWQVITVMFGALLEELFTRDGGPELRTRILEMPNPEYQRLLRCPAAQLRERLPGDGAGAAPIAGLLATLDDETLMRAIRNLGGHDIGALQAAYARIDDTRPTAIIAYTIKGHRLPTQGHPQNHSSLLTVEQYEQLAGELGEDPDRPWSRFGPDTEAGRMCAAAAARLRRTPGVPAPESVVPTDFGRTPTGTASTQAALGRTLLSLLREAPETASRVVTVSPDVSSTTNLAGWLNKVGVFSPTEKPDWFGDDAETIMHWREKPDGQHLELGIAETNLVGLIGELGATWSRWDHPLYPIAVLYDPFVERALEPWSYGIYAGGQSILVGTPSGVTLAAEGGAHQSIKTPSIGLEQPGCLSYEPAFALDLEWILLLCIGRLGTPDGTSSYLRLSTRPVDQQLAAVPADPAARERRRRQVIAGAYTLRRAERDRPDVVLAGVGAMLTETLAAAARLGQQGIAADVICVSSPGNLFDALQSRRGVGDGPAWILDQVFPAGRAAPLVTVIDGHPHALAFLSGINRVPSVALGVSRFGQAGSLDDVYRYHGIDADSIVRAALDLLGR, encoded by the coding sequence ATGACTCAGGCAGCGGCGCGGCAGCGCGGAAGCGCGGTGCAGACGGCGATCAGCGAGATCGAGCGGCGCGTCCTCTGGACGTCCACCGCGATGATCCACCACGCGAATCGGGTGCGGTCGAATCCGTCCGGCCTGAAGGTCGGCGGGCACCAGGCGTCGTGCGCGTCGATGGCGACGATCATGACCGCGCTGTGGTTCGGTCCGCTGACCGCCGACGACCGGGTGTCGGTGAAGCCGCACGCCTCCCCGGTTCTGCACGCCATCAACTACCTGCTCGGCGAACTCGGTGAGGACCGGCTGACCACGCTGCGTGAGTTCGGCGGCCTCCAGTCGTACCCGAGCCGCAGTAAGGACCCCGATCCGGTGGACTACTCCACCGGGTCGGTCGGCATCGGGGCCACCGCGCCCATCTGGGGAGCCGTCGCCCGGCGGTACGTGAACGCGCACGGCGGACAGGCCGGCACCGGCCGGCAGTACTCGCTGGTCGGCGACGCGGAGCTCGACGAGGGGGCGGTCTGGGAGGCCCTCATGGATCCGGCGGTCCAGGGCCTCGGCGAGGTCGTGTGGATCGTCGACCTCAACCGGCAGTCCCTGGACCGGGTGGTGCCGAACATCGCGGCGCAGCGGCTGGCGACCATGTTCTCGGCGGTCGGCTGGCAGGTGATCACCGTGATGTTCGGGGCGCTGCTGGAGGAGCTGTTCACCCGGGACGGTGGACCGGAACTGCGCACGCGGATCCTGGAGATGCCCAATCCCGAGTATCAGCGCCTGCTCCGCTGCCCGGCGGCGCAGCTGCGGGAACGGCTGCCGGGCGACGGTGCGGGCGCCGCGCCGATCGCCGGACTGCTCGCCACGCTCGACGACGAGACCCTGATGCGCGCGATCCGCAACCTCGGCGGTCACGACATCGGCGCGCTGCAGGCCGCGTACGCGCGGATCGACGACACCCGGCCGACCGCGATCATCGCCTACACGATCAAGGGCCACCGGCTGCCGACCCAGGGTCACCCGCAGAACCACTCGTCGCTGCTCACCGTCGAACAGTACGAGCAGCTGGCCGGTGAACTGGGCGAGGACCCCGATCGGCCGTGGTCGCGGTTCGGCCCGGATACCGAGGCCGGGCGGATGTGCGCGGCGGCGGCCGCCCGCCTGCGCCGCACGCCGGGCGTGCCCGCGCCGGAGAGCGTTGTCCCCACCGATTTCGGCCGCACACCCACCGGGACCGCGTCCACCCAGGCCGCCCTCGGCCGGACCCTGCTGTCGCTGCTGCGGGAGGCGCCCGAGACGGCGAGCCGCGTGGTGACGGTGAGCCCGGACGTCAGCTCCACGACGAACCTCGCCGGCTGGCTCAACAAGGTCGGCGTGTTCTCGCCGACCGAGAAGCCGGACTGGTTCGGCGACGACGCCGAGACCATCATGCACTGGCGGGAGAAGCCGGACGGCCAGCACCTGGAGCTGGGCATCGCGGAGACCAATCTGGTCGGCCTGATCGGGGAACTCGGCGCCACGTGGAGCCGCTGGGACCACCCGCTGTACCCGATCGCTGTCCTGTACGACCCGTTCGTCGAGCGGGCGCTGGAACCGTGGTCGTACGGCATCTACGCCGGTGGGCAGTCCATCCTGGTCGGCACGCCGTCCGGGGTGACGCTCGCCGCCGAGGGCGGCGCGCACCAGTCGATCAAGACGCCCTCCATCGGCCTCGAGCAGCCCGGCTGCCTCAGCTATGAGCCGGCCTTCGCCCTCGACCTGGAGTGGATCCTGCTGTTGTGCATCGGCCGCCTCGGTACACCGGACGGCACGTCGTCGTACCTGCGGCTGTCCACCCGGCCGGTCGATCAGCAGCTGGCCGCGGTACCGGCCGACCCGGCGGCGCGGGAGCGGCGGCGCCGTCAGGTGATCGCCGGTGCGTACACGCTGCGCCGCGCCGAACGGGACAGGCCCGACGTGGTCCTGGCCGGGGTCGGCGCGATGCTCACCGAGACCCTCGCAGCGGCGGCCCGGCTCGGGCAGCAGGGCATCGCGGCCGACGTGATCTGCGTGTCCAGCCCGGGCAACCTGTTCGACGCCCTCCAGTCCCGCCGCGGGGTGGGCGACGGCCCGGCCTGGATCCTGGACCAGGTGTTTCCGGCCGGCCGGGCGGCGCCCCTGGTCACCGTGATCGACGGGCACCCGCACGCTCTCGCCTTCCTGTCCGGGATCAATCGGGTGCCTTCGGTGGCGCTCGGCGTCAGCCGGTTCGGTCAGGCCGGATCGCTGGACGACGTGTACCGGTACCACGGCATCGACGCGGACAGCATCGTCCGCGCGGCGCTCGATCTGCTCGGCCGGTAG
- the cysD gene encoding sulfate adenylyltransferase subunit CysD yields the protein MDKQGYELSDLEALEAESVHIFREVAATFERPGMLFSGGKDSVVMFHLARKAFWPAPMPFPLMHVDTGHNFDEVIEYRDRVVAETGATLLVSSVQDDIDAGRVVEQTGPGTSRNRLQTAALLRGITENRFDAVFGGARRDEEKARAKERVFSFRDSFGAWDPRNQRPELWNLYNGRHHRGEHIRVFPLSNWTELDIWRYIDAENIELPSIYYAHDREVVPRDGMLLAKTRFLQTYPGETGHVERVRFRTVGDATCTGCVESDADTPAKVIEEVSSTRITERGATRADDRISEAGMEDRKKEGYF from the coding sequence ATGGACAAGCAGGGCTACGAGTTGTCGGACCTGGAGGCCCTCGAGGCCGAGTCCGTCCACATCTTCCGGGAGGTCGCGGCCACGTTCGAGCGCCCCGGGATGCTGTTCTCCGGCGGCAAGGACTCGGTGGTGATGTTCCACCTGGCGCGCAAAGCGTTCTGGCCCGCGCCGATGCCCTTCCCGCTGATGCACGTCGACACCGGGCACAACTTCGACGAGGTGATCGAGTACCGCGACCGCGTGGTCGCCGAGACCGGTGCCACGCTGCTGGTGTCGAGCGTGCAGGACGACATCGACGCCGGCCGCGTCGTCGAACAGACCGGGCCCGGCACGTCGCGCAACCGGCTGCAGACGGCGGCGCTGCTGCGCGGCATCACCGAGAACCGGTTCGACGCCGTGTTCGGCGGGGCCCGCCGCGACGAGGAGAAGGCCCGCGCCAAGGAGCGGGTGTTCAGTTTCCGCGATTCGTTCGGTGCGTGGGACCCGCGCAATCAGCGGCCGGAACTGTGGAACCTCTACAACGGCCGCCACCACCGGGGCGAGCACATCCGGGTCTTCCCGCTGAGCAACTGGACCGAGCTCGACATCTGGCGGTACATCGACGCCGAGAACATCGAGCTGCCGTCGATCTACTACGCGCACGACCGCGAGGTGGTGCCGCGCGACGGCATGCTGCTGGCCAAGACGCGGTTCCTGCAGACCTATCCGGGCGAGACCGGCCACGTCGAACGAGTCCGCTTCCGCACCGTCGGCGACGCCACCTGCACGGGCTGCGTGGAGAGTGACGCGGACACGCCCGCGAAGGTGATCGAGGAGGTGTCGTCCACCCGGATCACCGAACGCGGAGCGACGCGCGCCGACGACCGGATCTCCGAAGCCGGGATGGAAGACCGCAAGAAGGAGGGGTACTTCTGA
- a CDS encoding serine/threonine-protein kinase, with amino-acid sequence MERGQQIAGYEVIDRLGQGGMGEVYLVWNPTLERREAMKVISMAGSGNDDFQRRFSAEAKTTAALDHPSIVTIYQHGVAGRQPWFTMSYIKGLDLAAARLSEHEEILRASEQVADALDYAHRNGVVHRDIKPANILIRRDPQSGLLERAVVVDFGIAKLADGTSLTATDAFVGTLRYSAPEVIGGARAGARSDQYSLACTLYEVLAGRPVFDETVASAIMMAHVSKTANPLSTHRPDLRPLDPVFARALAKEPAQRYPDCRSFIAALRASTTAQAPVHPQTQSVLPRVATPPPSAPVRSGPHWDTLPSLSTAPGWYAPAASGDPRAVVPYFPTPPRRTGGWKVLQCLWTLVPLLTCGILGPAAYLYCAIRINKVLWWVLFGASVVLWMVCAAIIGSVPTEAPASDAALLTLWLLPTIGGLALSPLYIRDLEAKLDRSSTA; translated from the coding sequence GTGGAGCGCGGCCAGCAGATCGCCGGCTACGAGGTGATCGACAGGCTCGGACAGGGCGGGATGGGTGAGGTGTACCTGGTCTGGAACCCGACGTTGGAGCGGCGCGAGGCAATGAAGGTGATCTCGATGGCCGGATCGGGAAACGACGACTTTCAGCGTAGGTTCTCCGCCGAGGCGAAGACGACGGCGGCCCTCGATCATCCGAGCATCGTCACGATCTACCAGCACGGTGTCGCCGGTCGGCAGCCGTGGTTCACCATGTCGTACATCAAGGGCCTGGATCTGGCCGCCGCGCGGTTGTCCGAGCACGAGGAGATTCTCCGGGCCTCCGAGCAGGTGGCGGATGCGCTCGACTACGCGCACCGCAACGGTGTGGTGCACCGCGACATCAAACCGGCCAACATCCTGATCCGCCGAGACCCACAGAGCGGGTTGCTGGAGCGTGCGGTGGTAGTCGACTTCGGCATCGCGAAACTGGCCGACGGCACCAGCCTGACCGCCACTGATGCCTTCGTCGGCACCCTCCGGTACTCGGCGCCCGAGGTGATCGGGGGCGCGCGTGCCGGCGCACGTTCCGACCAGTATTCGCTGGCCTGCACCCTGTACGAGGTGCTCGCCGGCCGGCCGGTATTCGACGAGACCGTCGCCTCGGCGATCATGATGGCGCACGTCTCGAAGACGGCGAATCCGCTGAGTACCCACCGTCCCGATCTGCGGCCGCTCGATCCGGTGTTCGCGCGCGCCCTGGCCAAGGAACCGGCCCAGCGGTACCCGGACTGTCGAAGCTTCATCGCCGCGCTCCGCGCGAGCACCACCGCGCAAGCGCCGGTCCACCCACAAACGCAATCGGTGCTGCCGCGGGTCGCGACGCCGCCGCCGAGTGCACCGGTGCGGTCCGGCCCGCACTGGGACACGCTGCCGTCGCTCTCCACCGCACCCGGCTGGTACGCGCCCGCCGCCTCGGGCGATCCGAGAGCCGTGGTGCCGTACTTCCCGACGCCCCCGCGACGTACCGGCGGCTGGAAGGTACTTCAGTGTCTGTGGACACTGGTCCCGCTTCTGACCTGCGGAATCCTCGGCCCTGCCGCGTATCTATACTGCGCGATCCGGATCAACAAGGTGTTGTGGTGGGTCCTGTTCGGCGCCTCGGTCGTGCTGTGGATGGTCTGCGCCGCGATCATCGGCAGCGTTCCGACCGAGGCGCCGGCCTCCGATGCCGCGCTGTTGACGCTGTGGCTGCTGCCGACGATCGGCGGCCTGGCCCTGTCACCGCTATACATCCGGGACCTCGAAGCGAAACTCGACCGGTCGAGCACGGCCTGA
- the cysC gene encoding adenylyl-sulfate kinase has product MAGELLRIATAGSVDDGKSTLIGRLLYDSKSIFADQLEAIERTSASRGDEFADLSLLTDGLRAEREQGITIDVAYRYFSTPERKFIIADSPGHVQYTRNMVTGASTADLAIILIDARKGVLEQTRRHAFLSSLLGIPHLTVCVNKMDLVGYSQERFEEIRDEFVAFAAKLNVTDLSFIPLSALRGDNVVERSAEMDWYDGRPLLRHLENVYIASDRNLIDARFGVQYVIRPQRSDGLDHRAYAGTVGGGVFAVGDKVVVLPSGFATTIDKLWGPGGAELDEAFASMAVSMELSDEIDIVRGDMIVRPNNRPHVDRDLDAMVCWFSENTELRPGATYLMTCGTRQTRVQVSGLNYRLDVNTLHRDEQAPGLALNEIGRVTLHAQQPLLFDAYRRNRATGSFILIDEATNATVAAGMITGPVAHDTNVVWQTTKVSRDQRAHRGATIWMTGLSGSGKSSLAVELERRLIASGRPAYLLDGDNLRHGLNSDLGFSDDDRRENIRRTAEVAALFADSGAVVLVSLISPFADERQRAREIHEARDLPFYEVFLDTPLAECEARDAKGLYAKARAGEITQFTGIDSPYEAPEHADIVVTPADGTPGDTADAVLRNLGI; this is encoded by the coding sequence ATGGCCGGGGAACTGTTACGGATCGCCACCGCGGGCAGCGTCGACGACGGCAAGTCCACGCTGATCGGCCGCCTCCTGTACGACTCGAAGTCGATCTTCGCCGACCAGCTCGAAGCCATCGAGCGCACCAGCGCCAGCCGCGGCGACGAGTTCGCCGACCTGTCGCTGCTCACCGACGGCCTGCGCGCCGAGCGCGAGCAGGGCATCACGATCGACGTCGCCTACCGCTACTTCTCCACACCCGAGCGCAAGTTCATCATCGCCGACTCGCCCGGACACGTGCAGTACACGCGCAACATGGTGACCGGCGCGTCGACCGCGGACCTCGCGATCATCCTGATCGACGCTCGCAAGGGGGTGCTGGAACAGACCCGCAGGCACGCCTTCCTGTCGTCGCTGCTGGGCATCCCGCACCTGACCGTCTGCGTCAACAAGATGGACCTGGTCGGCTACTCGCAGGAGCGTTTCGAGGAGATCCGCGACGAGTTCGTGGCGTTCGCGGCCAAGCTCAACGTCACCGATCTGAGCTTCATCCCGCTCTCCGCGTTGCGGGGCGACAACGTGGTCGAGCGCAGCGCGGAGATGGACTGGTACGACGGCCGCCCGCTCCTGCGGCACCTGGAGAACGTGTACATCGCGTCGGACCGAAACCTGATCGACGCCCGTTTCGGTGTGCAGTACGTGATCCGGCCGCAGCGCAGCGACGGCCTGGACCACCGCGCGTACGCGGGCACCGTCGGCGGCGGGGTGTTCGCCGTGGGCGACAAGGTGGTGGTGCTGCCGAGCGGGTTCGCCACCACGATCGACAAGCTGTGGGGTCCGGGCGGCGCCGAACTCGATGAGGCGTTCGCGTCGATGGCGGTGTCGATGGAACTGTCCGACGAGATCGACATCGTGCGCGGCGACATGATCGTGCGCCCGAACAACCGGCCGCACGTCGACCGCGATCTCGACGCGATGGTCTGCTGGTTCTCCGAGAACACCGAGCTGCGGCCGGGCGCCACCTACCTGATGACCTGCGGCACCCGGCAGACCCGCGTCCAGGTCAGCGGCCTCAACTACCGGCTCGACGTCAACACGCTGCACCGCGACGAGCAGGCGCCCGGGCTGGCGCTCAACGAGATCGGCCGCGTCACCCTGCATGCGCAGCAGCCCCTGCTGTTCGACGCGTACCGGCGCAACCGCGCCACCGGCAGCTTCATCCTGATCGACGAGGCCACCAACGCGACGGTGGCCGCCGGCATGATCACCGGGCCGGTCGCCCACGACACGAACGTGGTCTGGCAGACCACCAAGGTGAGCCGCGACCAGCGCGCGCACCGCGGCGCCACCATCTGGATGACCGGGCTCTCCGGCTCCGGGAAGTCGTCGCTGGCCGTCGAACTCGAGCGGCGGCTGATCGCGTCCGGCCGCCCCGCCTACCTGCTCGACGGCGACAATCTGCGGCACGGCCTCAACTCCGACCTCGGTTTCAGCGATGACGACCGCCGCGAGAACATCCGGCGCACCGCCGAGGTGGCGGCCCTGTTCGCCGACTCCGGCGCGGTGGTGCTGGTGTCGCTGATCAGCCCGTTCGCCGACGAGCGGCAGCGGGCCCGGGAGATCCACGAGGCCCGCGACCTGCCCTTCTACGAGGTCTTCCTGGACACGCCGCTCGCCGAGTGCGAGGCGCGCGACGCCAAGGGCCTGTACGCGAAGGCCCGGGCCGGCGAGATCACCCAGTTCACCGGGATCGACTCCCCGTATGAGGCTCCGGAGCACGCCGACATCGTCGTCACCCCCGCCGACGGCACCCCCGGCGATACCGCCGACGCGGTGCTGCGGAACCTGGGAATCTGA